The Candidatus Mycosynbacter amalyticus genome contains the following window.
TATTCGCTCTTGTTAGTATACTACATGTAGCGTAAGCATGTCCATACCGAACCCTATTGACATAAGAAGTTTGATTTGGTATAATAAGCGCAATCCAAAGCATGACTCACAACAACAGAAGGAGAAGTCAATGACGGTGGAGATGATCTTCGACAAGGAGCGCAATACGCGCCGACACGCATCTGCGGCAGCCACGGCCATCATCTGCATGGCTGTGGTAGCAGTGGGGATCGCGGCAGTTGCCGTGGGCATGCCGGGAACGGCTGTCTGGGTGATTTTCACTGTACTCGCGGGCCTGGTGCTTCCTATGGCGCTCATCGTGATGCACAATGCGCCTGGCTACGAAGTGAGGCCCAGCCTCACGCACATCAGGCCGTGAAACACAGCATGTCGAAGGTCGCGGGTGCGGCATCTGGAGTCTCCTAGTGAGATATCAGATGCCCGCCCGCGCTTTCATGTCTGGGATTTATTCTGTCTCGCCCCTGTTCTTAAGGTGTTTGCGCGTTTCTTTGAGCAGAAACAGGCTCACATCGTCGCGCGTTTTACCGGCATCGTGAAACGGCACACTTACTGTCTGGATGAGAATCATCATATAGACCAGTATAAATGTGAGCATACCTGTGAGTGTGAGCCCGCCATAGAACGGCTCAATATTAGTGAGTATAAGAAAGATAATTACGAGTCCGACAAGCGAACGGATGAGAATAAATGCCGACGGGATAAATTTAATCCGCTGGATATAGTTGACCCTGAAAAGCAGTTTTAACAGTGTTGCTTGCTGCGTTTTGAGTTTGACGATGAAGTTGGCTGGTACGCCTGCAGTTTCCATCTCGGTGAAATAATCATTGAGCTCGCCTATCTCGCGGCGCGTTCCTTTTCGATTGATGCGAGTGCCGGCGCGAAACGCCGCCAAGATATCTATCAAATCTCCCCGAAACGCCGCCAGATCAAATTTGGGATAGGTTTTATGTGTGGCGCGGGCATCTTCATACATATTCTCTATAGTAGCAGCAAACTCTGCAGGGATGCGCTCTGACTCTTTGTAGTCGGCGATAGTGGCGCTCAGTACGAAGCCGATTACAAAAATAACGCTCGATATGACGCTGTTATGTAGCGATGTCGGCTCAAACACCTCGAGATTTGTGAGGTGCAAAAAATACTTGAGCGCCACTGCTGCGATGGTAACGCCTAGCGCCACGAGAAAGATGCGAAATGTCATAATCCACTGTTTCATCTCTAGTAAGTATACACGAGCCTATCAGTGGGTGTACACTGGAAGTATGAAGCTCACGAAGTATTCACATGCCTGCCTGGTGCTTGAAGAGGATGGTCAGCGGCTGGTTGTAGACCCTGGTAATCTTAGCGATGACTTCGAAGTACCGGCCAATGTGTTGGCTGTCGTCGTCACCCACTTGCATCCGGATCACTGCGACCCCGCCAAGCTGCAGGCTATTCTGGCTGGGAGTCCGAACGCTGTCGTGTACGCGCTCGCCGAAGTGGCACAGCATGCCGGTCAGCCGGTCACACCAGTGTTGCCGGGTGATACTGCTGTAGCTGGACCATTCGCACTAGAATTTGTCGGTGGTGAACACGCTACTATCCATCCGGATATTGCGGCTATTGGTAATCTCGGTCTCGTCGTAAATGGCGATTTGCTGTACTATCCTGGCGATTCGTTCTCTCTACCACCTCGTCAGATGCGTTGGATAGCGACACCTGTGGCTGCACCATGGATGAAACTCGCCGAAGCGGTAGAATTTTTGCGCCAAACCAAACCTGAGCACGCTTTTCCTACCCACGATGCTATTCTCTCTTCCTCCGGAAAAGAGATTTCCGACCGTGTGGCCACCAATCTCGTGGAAGAGATAGACTTTTATCGTATCAAATCGGGCGAAACTATCGAGCTATAGCTTGCAAATACCTTACAATTCTTTTACACTACGAAGTGTCAAAGTAGAAGAACGTTTCTATTCTCTTACCAGAGGATACCGAAATCGTCTAGGTCGAATTGGCAAAACAATAAGATGAAGGTATCCCAGAGTGTCTAAGAAAAATTTGTTTATCGGTAACCTCGCTTACGCGACTACCGACGAAAGTCTGGCTGAACTCTTCGCTACAATCGGCGAAGTTGAGTCAGCACGCGTCATGACTGACCGCGACACAGGCCGCAGCCGCGGTTTCGGATTCGTTACATTTGTAAACGAAGACGACAATGCAAAGGCTGTTGACCAGTTGAACGGCAAAGACCTTGATGGTCGTGCTATCAACGTGACTGAGGCTCGTCCACGCGAAGAGCGCGCACCACGCCGTGACTTCGGTGGCAACGACCGCGGTGGCGATCGTGGCAACAGTGGCGGTTCATTCCGTCAGCGTAGCTGGTAATCAGCACTATACGCTTAAAAGCAGCCCGGGTTTCCGGGCTGCTTTTAGTTAGAGCGAGCGCTATCTTGAGCTTGATTGAGACAAGGTTTTTTCTCTGTAGATATTGACAAAAGTTGTCAAATTTGCTATACTGATATCATTGCATTTAGTAATGCTAGGGTTGTTCTAAGACGAACGCGCAAACATTTGTTCCATCTAGGCGCTTTCTCACCCGAATTTTCTCTCGTAGTTTCTCTGCAATACAGATATTTCCAAACGAAAGGTATTTTATACTATGCCATACAAAACTCATGGTTCTGGCCGCCCACAGCGTAGCGCCAGCAGTTTCCGACGTGGACGCCCGCAAGGTGGTGGTCGGAGCGGTGGTGCCCGTAAGAAGGGTCCACAGAAGCAATACATCCACCCATCGAAATTCGTCAACAAAGCCGTAACGAAAGAAGCCGAAGCGCCCTACGAGCCGAAGCATGTCTTCGCGGACTTCCCTTTTGGTGCTGAACTCCACGCGAATATTCGTGCCAAAGGCTTCGAAAAACCAAGCGCGATTCAGGATCAGGCCATCCCAGAAATCATTGCCGGCAAAGACGTGATTGGTCTCGCCAACACCGGTACCGGTAAAACTGCTGCGTTCCTGCTGCCTATTATTGAGCGCATGAGCGGCATCATGCTCCGCCCGAGTGTGCTCATTGTAGCACCGACTCGCGAGCTTGCTCAGCAGATCGACGAAGAATTTCGCGCGTTTGCTCGTGGCATGGGGCTCTATTCTGCGCTCATCGTAGGTGGCGTCAATGTTGATCGCCAGCTACGTGATCTCAAGCGTCGTCCACATTTCATCATCGGTACCCCAGGTCGTCTCAAAGATTTGATCGAACGCCGCCATCTCCAGATGAAAAACATGGGGGTGCTCGTCCTCGACGAAGCCGACCGCATGCTCGACATGGGCTTTTTGCCAGACATCCGCCGTATTGTGAGTGAGATGCCAAAGGAACGCCAGAGTCTCTTCTTCTCGGCGACTATTACCCCGGATATCGAAGCACTGGTGCACGATTTCCTGACTGATCCTGTAACTGTGAGCGTCCGCACAACCGAGACAAGCGATCATGTGGAGCAAGATGTTATCGAAGCGCGCGACAAAGCGCACAAGATCGAGCTGCTCGGAGAACTGCTGGCTCAGGATGGCTACGACAAAGTACTTGTGTTCGGCGAGACCAAGTTTGGTGTGCAGCGCCTCAGCGATCACCTTTCGAACGCTGGCCACCCGTCTGTGGCGATTCACGGCAACAAAAACCAGTCGCAGCGTCAGCGTGCGCTGAAGCAGTTCAAGGACGAGAAGGTCAAAGTCATGGTAGCGACAGACGTCGCGGCGCGCGGTCTCGATATTCCGAACGTCACACATGTGATTAACTTCGATACGCCGCAAACTTATAGCGACTATGTGCATCGGATTGGTCGTACCGGCCGCGGCGGCGCGCATGGTCGAGCACATACATTTATCGATCAGCAGTAGTTTTACTATACAAAAATCAAAAAACCGAGTCATCAGTGACTCGGTTTTTTGAGACGCAGATGAACTATTTAATAGCGGTTTTACTCGCTTTGAATGCAGGCTTTTTGTCTGCTGTCTTAGTTTCTGCTGATGCGAAATAAGGTCGCAGTTGAAACAAGATATAGAATCCGATTGCAGAAAATACAAGCGACATAATGATGCTGCCGACTTGCATAGTGATAATGTCGGATACAATTGTCAGCGCAAGTGAGATGAGACTTGCACAAAAAAGTAGTTGCCAGCCCCGATATTGCTTAGCCTTTAGCGGGGTGATCGCAGTAGCTTCGAGGTATAACACGATGAGTGAACTGACGATAGATACGATGATACTGAACCATCCGAGTGCATCCGAGCCATAGGTGTTAGGATAGCCAGCGAGTCCAAGGCTGAGATTTGCGACAGACAGCACACCAAACACCGTGAGGAGGAGAGGCACAAAAGCGAGCAGTGTCAGTACTGAAAGGACGACACCGATCAGTGTGAGTAGCCATGCATACTCCGCGAGCCATTTGGTCAGACCTTTTGGCAGCTTGGGCAGATCTTTATTGATTTTCACTAACTGCTGTTCGATTGATGTTACTGTTTCCATAGTCACCTCCACATACTAATGTTGCTCATATGGTACGCCTGTTTCAGCGTGAATTCAAGTAGTATTCGGGTGTATACTGAATATATGACAACATACGTACTAGCTGGTGGATGTTTTTGGTGTCTCGATGCAGTGTTCCGCAGGCTCGAGGGCGTGAGCAAGTCCGTCTGTGGCTATGCGGGTGGTAGTAGCGCCACTGCATCATACTATGTAGTGGCAACGGGCAAAACGCATCATGCCGAAAGTGTGCAGGTGACATTTGATGAGTCGATACTACCTGCGGAGGTACTACTCGATCTTTTCTTTTTGATTCATAACCCCACCACACCGAATCAACAAGGTGCGGACCATGGGCCGCAGTATCGTTCGGCTATGTTTTATGCTGATGAAGAACAAAAAGCGGCGTTTGAAGCAGCAATAACGCGTGCTACTCAGCACTGGGATGATGCTATCGTCACCGAGCTTTCTCCTCTCGACCATTTCTACGAAGCAGAGCCGGAGCATCAAGATTACTTCAACAATAATCCGCAGAACGGCTACTGTTCTGTCGTGATCGAGCCAAAGATCGTGAAGGCGCGTGCGGCGTATAAGCAATATTTCAGGTAAGACGCTTAGCATTGAATTATATCCTAGTATATGCTATAAACTACGTAGTTTGACTGCCTACATCGGTATGCCAAATCGACTCTCTGGGCAACCGTCTGGAAAGTGAACAATTTGGCAGAATCAGAAATCCGCCAACGACAAAGGAGTCTACATGAACTTCGCTGAGTTTGTAAGAGCACAGCGTATCCAGGCTGACCGTGTCGCTGGCGTAGGCGGCACTAGTGATGGGCGCGGCCAGACACTTGCGCAGTGGATTGCACCACTTGCGCTTGGTACGATCGAATGGCTCGTCTACATGGCAAGTATCGCGCCGATCATTCGTCCAGAGGACGAACATGGTCGGCGGGCATCTCTAGGCTACTCTGCATCGTGTTTCTGGGCCATGGCGCGTGCGCGTTCGTGGCTGGGGCGTACGTCTGGCTGGCGGTTACTCGTCGGCTATTCGCAGGGTGCAGAGGCCGCAGGTAACGCGTTCACTCGGCATGTCTGTCGAGATCACGATATGACTGGTGTGACGCTACTGCTGCTGGCCGATCCGCGAGGTTGGCCTACGGCGCTCAAGCCGTGGATGTCTAGTAGTCGTGTGGTGCGCAATGTGGTGCGGCGATTTGGCGTGGAGCTCAACGGCTACCGTGATGAGATGAAAGCTCAGGGCGGCCGCATCTACAGCGTGGCTATCTTGGGCGATCCAATCACCGCTGTCGAGTCAGTGCTCAAGAATCCGTTCGGGGCTCTCAGCGGCCTTATCGGCTTCTTCAAGATCCAC
Protein-coding sequences here:
- a CDS encoding MBL fold metallo-hydrolase, with protein sequence MKLTKYSHACLVLEEDGQRLVVDPGNLSDDFEVPANVLAVVVTHLHPDHCDPAKLQAILAGSPNAVVYALAEVAQHAGQPVTPVLPGDTAVAGPFALEFVGGEHATIHPDIAAIGNLGLVVNGDLLYYPGDSFSLPPRQMRWIATPVAAPWMKLAEAVEFLRQTKPEHAFPTHDAILSSSGKEISDRVATNLVEEIDFYRIKSGETIEL
- a CDS encoding RNA recognition motif domain-containing protein → MSKKNLFIGNLAYATTDESLAELFATIGEVESARVMTDRDTGRSRGFGFVTFVNEDDNAKAVDQLNGKDLDGRAINVTEARPREERAPRRDFGGNDRGGDRGNSGGSFRQRSW
- a CDS encoding DEAD/DEAH box helicase encodes the protein MPYKTHGSGRPQRSASSFRRGRPQGGGRSGGARKKGPQKQYIHPSKFVNKAVTKEAEAPYEPKHVFADFPFGAELHANIRAKGFEKPSAIQDQAIPEIIAGKDVIGLANTGTGKTAAFLLPIIERMSGIMLRPSVLIVAPTRELAQQIDEEFRAFARGMGLYSALIVGGVNVDRQLRDLKRRPHFIIGTPGRLKDLIERRHLQMKNMGVLVLDEADRMLDMGFLPDIRRIVSEMPKERQSLFFSATITPDIEALVHDFLTDPVTVSVRTTETSDHVEQDVIEARDKAHKIELLGELLAQDGYDKVLVFGETKFGVQRLSDHLSNAGHPSVAIHGNKNQSQRQRALKQFKDEKVKVMVATDVAARGLDIPNVTHVINFDTPQTYSDYVHRIGRTGRGGAHGRAHTFIDQQ
- the msrA gene encoding peptide-methionine (S)-S-oxide reductase MsrA; translated protein: MTTYVLAGGCFWCLDAVFRRLEGVSKSVCGYAGGSSATASYYVVATGKTHHAESVQVTFDESILPAEVLLDLFFLIHNPTTPNQQGADHGPQYRSAMFYADEEQKAAFEAAITRATQHWDDAIVTELSPLDHFYEAEPEHQDYFNNNPQNGYCSVVIEPKIVKARAAYKQYFR